The sequence ACGCGATCGTGGACTTCATCCGCTTCATCCTCATGGAGGAAGGCCTCGAGGATGCGTCAACGGCGAGTGCCTTGCCGGCTCCCGGCGTGCGCCGAAAGCGCGAACAAAGCtcggtgggggggggggatctCGGCAGCCAGTCGACTCCCACCGCGAGCCTCGCCTTTTTGCGGGGCGGGCCTGTGGCTACGCTTCTCAGGCGCCTGACGAGCGCAACAGCGTACGGCTGGGCGCTGGCCGCGCTTGAAGTCGTTTCGCTGCTTTGTCTGGTTGTCGAGTGCATGCTGACCGACAACGAACAGGCGCGGAACGTCTTTGGAGTGCTGGAGTGGATTTTtgcctttctctttcttgctGAGTCCCTCCTCAGGGTTGGCGCGTACGGCTGGTGTCGAGGCGGATGCCTCGCACTGGGCTCCGGCGCATCGCGCGCCGGGTTTCTGGTCTCCCTCGTGTCGTGTGTGCTCCTGCTGATCAACCAGACGCTCTTTGCTGCCGATTGGCGTAGTTACGCCTGCCGCTTCGTCTGGCAGCTTCCcctctttcgcctcgtcAAAGTTTTGCGTTCGTTTCGCTCGTTTCACTTGTTTTCGCTTGTCCAGATGGAGGGCGTCCGCATCGTGGTCCGCTCGCTTCTGGCTTGCACACGAAGTCTCGTGCTTCTCTCGGCCTTCTTGAGCCTGGTCTTTGTCATGTTTGCGCTCATTTTCTCTCGGATCATGCGCGTCGGCTACGTGCCGCCGGACAACCCCAACGAGGTCCTGTATACGTTCCAGACTTTCTTTGAAGCCTCGAtaggcgtcttcgtcctcgccacCAACGAGGgctggccgctgctgctctccaGGCTCCTCGACCGCAATCCCACCCAGCAAGTCGCTCTGTCggttctcgtcttcctcttcatctcgGCAGTCTCGATCTTCGGGGTCAAGATGTGCGTGGGCATCATCGTTGACGCGTcccggaggaagaaggctcGCATGGAGATGGAAGGAAGTCTGCTCAGCGCGACGGTACACAAGTGGATTGAAATTCAGGAGCTCCTCTTCAACTCGGCGCTCCAGCACGGCGACACCATGCCAGACTTCACCGGGGTCGACAGCAAACGGCTCGCGATGGCAAGGAAGAAAGCTGCTGCACTGATAACAAGCGGATGCTTCAGAATGGCCGTTGCCGTCCATACGTGCCtgtgctgtctccttcttttcttctaCGGCCCGTGGTACGACATGACACTCGGGCCCCATCGGCAGGGCCGACGACTTGAGCTCCACATCGCCATTGTGTGtctttctgctttctttttCATCGAAATCGGTACGAGAATCTttgctcgcggccgcctgttTTTTCGCGAGGCGTTGGACATCCTCGACGTTGTTCTTTGCTGCCTGCTCGCTGGGACCTTTGGCGCTGGCGTCGTTTTGTGGATGGGGTGGGTCTGGCGCGTGGACGCACTGACCTCCTGGCTCCTAAGTTTACGCCTCTTCCGGATCGCGCGCTTCCTATACCGCCAGATGCCCTTTTTCCAGACGTTGTTTACAACGATCTCGCGAGTTATGAAGAGCTTCCTCAGCGTGCTTACGCTTCTGGGCCTCTcgattttcttcttcgccatcTGGGGGGTCGtcctcttcagcggcgcCCCAGTAGAAACGTACTTCAATCGCCACGCAAACTTCAAAATGCTGCCGAGGGCCGTGATGGCGCTGATAGGCAGCTGCACTGGCGAGGACTGGCACATGAttcttcagcagctgcggatgcACTACACCGCGACAGACCAGAAACTGCTCCGCGTGACAGTTGTGGTCTTCTTCATTTCCTTCATCGTCCTCGTTTTTTTCATCCTCATGGATCTCTTCACCACCGCTGTCCTCGACGAATACATGGACACAGTGAAGGACGAGAACTTGTGGAATATTTCGTGTCAGAAACGCGTCTTGATTGAACGCTGGAACCCCAAGGACGAGCTCAGCACGAACTACAAAAGCCTCACTGACATGATCGCCCTCCTGAGGACGATCGACCAGCCAATGGGCATAAAGCACCGTTTTCACCCCGATGAGAAACGGCAGAAAGTGCTCAAGTACATCGCCAAATACGGCCTTCCAGTCTACGCTGGGGCGCGAGTCCATCTTCGGGACGTGGTTCTCAACTGCGCCAAGCGAGCGTGCGAATTCCACGCCATGAGTCACGGCGTCATGGACATGCAGGACGGCCAGGTCGAGCTGAATCCGCGCCTCATCAGCAGTTGGATGGGGAAGTTTCCCGAGCTTGCCCACGTGGAGACCAGGTACGACCTTCGCCACCACttggccgcggagacgctccaGAGCTGGTTCCGAAGACAGCGCATGCGACTCCACGGAAAGCTCGCGAACCCAGAGTGGTGCGCCGCTCGGTTTGTGTCTTTCGTGATGGAGAGTCGAACGGCCCACCTCCGCCGgccgagcggccgcgcagggcacCGCGCAAGCCAGAGCGATCGTAGATACAGTGGggtcgcgaggcggcgcagttGGCGGCGGTCTCGAGTGGACTCTGCAGCTGGAAGctcgcagctctctgcgACAGCGTCTGGCAGCAGCTCGGAAGCCCTGCCGCAGCCAGAGAGACTTCATCTTAGGGGGGCAGGCGGGTCAGACCAGGTCAGAATGAGCTTGCCAGAGTCCATTTCGACGCGTGGAAGCGTTCCCGGGTCGAGCTCCAACAGCCGCCGGGGAAGCATCATGACAGGCACCGACGTTGACCTCGCgccccgcgtcctcttcgagTCCTGCATGCTGGTACCTGAGGGCACGACCACAAAGAAAACCAGCTCGAGAGAACGTCTCAGCGCACGCTCTGCCAGTCGACGCGATAGTCTGCCGCAAGTTGCGTCAGTGGAGAGCTCCCCGAGTGACCGCCACCTCACAACATGCATCACTACCCACCTTTCACAGTCAGAAGATCCCTGACGCACAACACGCCTAGGCAAGAATCGAGAAATGGTCGCTGACTGGTGCCTCAGACAGGGACAGGTGGATCTCGCCACACACTTGAGAAACATGGGCTACCAACTCTGAGCAGGTGCCACGGCCCCAAAAGCAGCTATCAGAGTCTACGAACACGCCAGGGTGGGCACACCGCCGCGTGTCCACCCTGGCCCCGCGACAATGGCGACCCGAACGCCAGATCAAAATACGTGGAAATTGAGGCTCTTGCGCTATCACGCCACACGCATTCCACCCTTCTTCGACTTCTGAGCAGGCTAACGCCCCCTTCATTTTGCTTCCCGACTGTCACTCGTACCCGAACAGAGGGGTTTTACAGAGAGCTTCACATCTCTGACTCCGCACTGTGCCCTGCGGATGAACGACGACAATCTTCATCTCAGGCGAGCAACGACGGGGGTGCTTTGCGCAcactctgcgcgtcttcagctTGTACGCACGCCTAAGGAAAAAACACTGTTCGCCAAACAGGCACTCGGGCCGTGCTGACAAAAGGGGCAGCAACACGGTCGCCACACACCACGTCCGGTGGCGAATGTCGTGCTAAGGAACCGATGAATTGTGCCTGCGGGCAATGCGGCTGAACTTTCCCGAGTGTGATACGGTCCGTCCAAATGCAAATGAAACAGCCTTTTTCTGTTCGCCGTTGGCAGACCATTAAAGCTCCGTGGCGGTCTGACTAGGGCCCTGTTTCatgccgctgccgtcggctGCCACGGGTTGTGGGGGCTGGCCGCATTCGCACGCCCAAGGTTGACAGACTCCTCTTTTTTATGCAGTGACACGTTCGCAGCAGTAGATTATTGCATGCTGGAGGCAGACCACCTACGCAGGACTGCTCGCTGCTGAATACCAAACCATGAGTTACGAAATCGGGAGATACACCAGTTCCGCTGCGTGGTGCTGCAAGGCTCGGTCCCCAGAATCCACCACGCACACGGTTGAAACACTGCACACCAGCTTGAGGCGCTGAGTGGACGAAGGCCGCACCATA comes from Besnoitia besnoiti strain Bb-Ger1 chromosome Unknown contig00035, whole genome shotgun sequence and encodes:
- a CDS encoding transporter, cation channel family protein (encoded by transcript BESB_051140), giving the protein MPTRAAIDTSNLQRMYSLASPKIVGRRKAWRALSEFLRPRSLPNQEAPTFSNTSSGAAWMLQRLTQSISRASTLRRRSQRASANGSRPPERRPGGLRFRRDKQRAVAAHAVSFWRRGRRRESKRGPATESERPSPGQTRPSDATGGVLSGDCCQAQPTALRYPAGGLCGRQRNHGADDVEGLWAVNPGSDTHLASTRPDDAALSVHSATDAAGDGAVDGPEGPLSLGESVCYLFTLTLICCYDAVARLVSSPFKWLNERIVSYDIDRPDAIVDFIRFILMEEGLEDASTASALPAPGVRRKREQSSVGGGDLGSQSTPTASLAFLRGGPVATLLRRLTSATAYGWALAALEVVSLLCLVVECMLTDNEQARNVFGVLEWIFAFLFLAESLLRVGAYGWCRGGCLALGSGASRAGFLVSLVSCVLLLINQTLFAADWRSYACRFVWQLPLFRLVKVLRSFRSFHLFSLVQMEGVRIVVRSLLACTRSLVLLSAFLSLVFVMFALIFSRIMRVGYVPPDNPNEVLYTFQTFFEASIGVFVLATNEGWPLLLSRLLDRNPTQQVALSVLVFLFISAVSIFGVKMCVGIIVDASRRKKARMEMEGSLLSATVHKWIEIQELLFNSALQHGDTMPDFTGVDSKRLAMARKKAAALITSGCFRMAVAVHTCLCCLLLFFYGPWYDMTLGPHRQGRRLELHIAIVCLSAFFFIEIGTRIFARGRLFFREALDILDVVLCCLLAGTFGAGVVLWMGWVWRVDALTSWLLSLRLFRIARFLYRQMPFFQTLFTTISRVMKSFLSVLTLLGLSIFFFAIWGVVLFSGAPVETYFNRHANFKMLPRAVMALIGSCTGEDWHMILQQLRMHYTATDQKLLRVTVVVFFISFIVLVFFILMDLFTTAVLDEYMDTVKDENLWNISCQKRVLIERWNPKDELSTNYKSLTDMIALLRTIDQPMGIKHRFHPDEKRQKVLKYIAKYGLPVYAGARVHLRDVVLNCAKRACEFHAMSHGVMDMQDGQVELNPRLISSWMGKFPELAHVETRYDLRHHLAAETLQSWFRRQRMRLHGKLANPEWCAARFVSFVMESRTAHLRRPSGRAGHRASQSDRRYSGVARRRSWRRSRVDSAAGSSQLSATASGSSSEALPQPERLHLRGAGGSDQVRMSLPESISTRGSVPGSSSNSRRGSIMTGTDVDLAPRVLFESCMLVPEGTTTKKTSSRERLSARSASRRDSLPQVASVESSPSDRHLTTCITTHLSQSEDP